CTAAAACCTTCATTTCCTCTTATACTAAAATCTCCTCTTTATTTCTTTCATTATCTTTTGAAACACTTTGCTGTATATTTGAAAGTAACTCAGAAGGTGAGCGATTTGAGCCATAGCCGGGGAACATAATGTATTTTATTGACAGGATTTATTATTTTGGTATTTTCTACTTCTTCACCATCTTGTCATGCATTTTTGTTCCACCTTTGTTTCGTTTCATATACACCTGTATTTAGTCCATTCCTCCTTTCCGTTAGTAAACCGGTACATCTCAACTTTGGCTTCTTCAAGTCAATTTATTTGCCTCTTTCCGAGCTTAGGAGTATCGTAATTCATCTCAAAACTAAATTTTGCTTTCCCCCACCTTTTCAGGAATATTTTCATATACCAGTAATATTGAAATACTAGCCATCTCTGGTAAATATCTTGTCAGCTTTAGCGGTCTTCTAACTCTGTATCCCATACAATACTAGACTGCCTTTCATTACTTGGTTTTAGTCATTCCTCTTTCATTTGCTAAACTTTTGTACCGAGTCAACGTTTACACGTATTGAATACAATTCCGACCACTTCTTCCTTTCGAGATCATTAATCCTCTTGGCCAATGAATTAATGCTGACATCAAAGCCCATCAGACCCTTTATTAAGCTTCTTCCCATACACCGGTCCTTCAGCCGAAATCTTCATTCATAACTACCTTTTTACTAAGATCCTTGACATTCTTTTTTTTAATACACCCAAGCTGTTTTGGACAAAGTTACTCGTTGTTATCCTTTTCCGTTAACACTACCAACCCTTAGTTCCTTAGTTAGGTCTATCTGATTCCATATTTCTTGCAATATGACTTCAATTCTTTTATATCCTGGATCTTCTGTAACTATGGTTTTTGCATCATCCATAAGCTTTTGCTTTCATGTTTCCATCCCTAATTCTGCTTCGTTTCTCCATTATTTGGCCTTTCGTAGCACCCTTATCTTACAACTTCGAGTAAGACTTTCCTtgaaatcttttaaccttatctttttttttaagtGGTTTCTGGTTCCTCTTTCTTTTACCTTGGTTCTACCtttgtcttatatacatatgtcctTATTTCCTTACCTTGGTACAACATCCTTACCAATATATTTCATGCGATAAAAGGCCCTTATCGATATCTGCCTCTTTTAGTAACGTACATCGTTCTCCTACCTCGGTTACCcatttgaactcttaaatcattagcatatttatactcaagggtcttatttaaacatatacttatcccttccaCTCCTTAACTTGTGAAGaagttacaactcccatctaatcatcACGACGCCTCACTAATGAAAAACATTGAAAGATTTAATCGACTCAAGTTTTGAACCCATCTGACCAATAATATAAGGAGAAATAGATAGCAATGTAGGACTTGGACCAGTTGATATTTGGCAGAAATATGtagatttagtgtcatttgcATTTCACTTCTTAGGCAGTTTTTAATGGAAGTTGTATATGATCGATCTTATGTTGGTATGCTtgtatgaataggtacaacaGGGACCAATGGAGGGTATTCCGAGTAGTTTTTGATTGAATTTGAGGCTGTGCATGATGATTGAATTTGGgaaggaagttccagcacttGAAGGCAGAATCCGACCGCTGAAGGTCTTATGCGTTGGCTATGCGTCGCACAGCTAGAGCACAAAAACCCCATCTCTGAATCTCAGACAGACCATGCATTGGCCATGCGCTGCACAAGCAACGCACAGAGGAGATCATGCGCTGGCCTTGCGATGCATAGCCAGCGTACAAGCGGCGTCAGTTGTCCCACTTGGATCGGGATTGGGCCAACTTATCTTATATTTACCCTAGCATATAAATAGTCGTTTTGAACATTAGAAAGGCAGCTTGGACGAATTTTTGAgacttgtgaaactctttctaggatttattcctcttctattatttttctttatattgaaaccctatgttaatcatgaattcttgtttCCATTCTCGAATCAGGTGTAACTAGACACCGTAATTCTGGGGTTGTGACGTAGCCATGCATATTGATGTTTGACAAGTATTTCAATCTTAGTAGCTTGTTCGTATGCAATTGCCTCTTTACTTCTATGCTTAATTCTTTGATTGTCTGCGCAACAGTTGAGTTCTAATTACTAATTGATAACCGTGCTTGGGAAAGACGTTGTCAACATAGAGAAGAAGTAACGAGATcgtgatctaaacatccctatagttgggctaggatttgtgactaggataggaatatacttagttaccgcaATCAATTTCATGTCGTGCTctcttattgcattcttgataggtcaataccataggaatataggaggcGAGTTATCTTTAATCGGCGAGTAGTGGTTCGGGAGAACACTATGAGATTAATAATCCGGTTAATTGACAATTGTGAACAAAGTTGCTAAGGTCGGATACTTGAATGACTAAATAGGATTGGTGAACAAACCACGACCCTGGAATACttctaaaatcttgataaaagcaGTATTCAAATATGTTCTTAGCATAAATTCTGGTTACATTGTTAGTTATTTTTATTACAGCATTAGTTTACAAAACAACCAAAGCTTTTATTCTTTACTTGCATAGGTAGTagcaatagtttattttcgtgaaagtataggttataagtctctgtgggttcgacattCGATTTTTTATattcactatattacttgtacgaccacgtacacttACGTGTGCACTTGGACgtaacaagtttttggcgccgctgTCGGGGACGTAGAAGTCAAATTTTTTTTGCCATAATAAactatattgctatacttatccaGGTATTAACGTCTTTATCTTAGCTACTACTTGATTGCAGGTACTTTACTCGAATGCGAAGGACTGCGAGTCAAAACAATCTAGAGGAATTTGATCCTGAGCCTGAACGTACTTTCAATCAGCGCAGGAGAGATTTGAATTTATTGTAGAACCCATAGGCTATAGCAGTGTTACCTGTGGTCATGGCTAATAATCAACAAGCAAAAGTGAGAGAGGTTGCAGTGCCTCGTGTGGCGGATGTCACCTCAAGCATTGTCAAGCCCACCATCGAAGGTGTttcacctcgaaaaattttccgttcatgcacagtgaatagactgaagAAGGttacgacgtatgcgatgttttgggAAGTAAGAAAGAACATTCAATGATTCTAAAtgggatttcaaagacattcgaagtaagaaaagaaagtttgccaagaagaGGCAAGACATATGAGATGTATCggaaaaggatttatgagtaacgagttaatgacgaTTCAATGAGGCTCGggagaagatttataacatcccgtagattgttaatgaggtgccaaacaagtgtcaagaaggttctataaggattggagatcaaacgagtcgacgaaaatgattttcggaaaactgtggatttgtacggtccattatacggaccgtacaaaagatacggaccgtaggtatggccgtatatttagccaagatgggcagtgttcactggaaccattatacggtcacacataccgACCGTCTAAATTGTACGGAccatatgtgtgtccgtataaatgggtcgggacagaattgtgtgtatttaataagggaccaagtttatttcatttcatttcccttcacaccccttctctctaaaacatctctctacacttatcCAACAAGAAAtcaaggggtatttgtgatcaaatacatcaaaccaagtgaatcaaatgtaagaaactctTTAAAGTTCATCCAGGACAAGggatccaagtgaaggtgaaactagggttttgctcaagagaagtgtttgcactcaaggttcattcctacaccatctaaggtaagttttatggtatttttatgttgattaaggtatttgaaagttgaaacacttggattgtaaaaggatataggaaatggctCATGAAAGGGTGAATAATGTCATTTTGAGAGATaccttgaattgagttatgattattgatgttttgtgatatagttatgttataaatgatattaaggacatgggataagcattatatgtgagaaaacgtactagtatactatgaccatgattatgggtgaATTCGAGTGAAATTATGAATTGCGGATAAAATAGATGGATGACAATTGTTgtctatgatattgtgaatattatatttgatgtttgggagttgatatatgatatggaggaagtcgtataaacaaaggaaatgctgcccaattttctctagctttagtaagcacgttcatataatcgattagctaatgtgaatgcgaattctcttaaaggtagagacgtgagcattgcaggagaacaatcaagcgatggaaattgttaaacgaaagaggtatgtaaggctagtcctttcattctaaggcatgaatcttatggtatgaatcccccTATCTCTCTATTATTTTCCTACccattgggaactatgaatctacgagtacaAATAATTTCATATgggataaagaaaagagatacgttacgaacatgacaataccgatgatgaatctaaatcTAGAAGTCATAatgctcatgatatgatattcctaagaagctgatgatccttatatgattcctatgatagtattttccttgcctctccatgactttcctaccttccggaaaactaagagcctatgtttatgaatagccatatgggataagataagaggtatgttacgaatacgataatgatgatgatgagtctaagtctaaagattctaaggcctataatattatggttctacaaggctaatgatccatattacgatccatcgatgttgttcattgactacactcaccttatatgctaattccttcaaggtgaggcataatgcttatgaatgctccataatggaatcgggggatctcgaccttatgtcaccccgacaatgttataggttgtctataagctctaatacgtGTCCTATAACCAATATTCCGAAAAGTTacaagtctatgttcataaggggttccatatgagattaaggaaagagatgtgccatagatacgatgGTAACGATGAGCCTAATTTAGAGATGATAAAGGctattatgcgatattattatgaagttcatgctacgaatacgatgcaaTTCTCATATATTGTCTTTAAATCTGAATGTATGCTCCATGAAAGGTTATTATAAGTTTATGagacatatgtgatgataatgacgacgatattgatagtgatgatgataatgatgacgatgataatagtgattacgctaaagatatttatgggattttatgtatatatatatatatatatatgtgtgtgtgtgtgtgtgtgtgtgtgtgtgcgcttatgtatgactattatgaaaccccgagcttataaggccgggtagaatatgtataaaTGAGGTATGTATGAAAAGTACGGAAGATACGTATGTGATAcaatcgagccactacgtggccgaatacggatactgtcgagccactacgtggccgaatacggatattatcgagcccctacgtggccgaatacggatattgtcgagcccctaCGTGGCCgcatacggataatgttttatgtgtgtgAGCAGATAagatactacgatgatgaattatataacataatgatgtatacgctatgatgattcatgtacgacgattatgtatatatgatatatgtatgaaatgtattcatccacaaaggtcgcgcaggttttgccttcaccttatgacttatgatttctctaccatgtttatttcattcatgccttacatactcagtacaatattcgtactgacgtccgttttctttggacgctgtgttcatgcccacaggtaagcagggaggagacccagatttgtagaagtcAATAAGCAGAGTGTCGAAagtactccattattccggaggtgccattgatttatcatTTTATTTACATGTATGtttcgggcacgacggggtcctgtcccgcccataTTTCTAGCATTctagtagtggctcgtagatatgtatgtgtgggtagtatggtctcacgattttgataaacgtatatatgtatatatgtgtgtgtgtattatttgatagccgaagggcttacgtatataaaggtaataatgcctccaaatgaaaaacgattttcctatgatttgagtatgaatttgatgaatgaacgtttaatgagtatgataagtagcagaatgagcggtgctcagtggatagccccgggtacccgtcatggcccctagtcgggtcgtgacagaggggCACTTTGAGCTGAAGCATCCTATGATTCAATTACTTCACTCTAGTGGGAAATTCACGGGAATGTCGCACGAGGATCCTCAGCGTCACATCCATAATTTTCTGCAGATTGTCAATACTTTTGCTACTGGAAGGGTCACTAAAGAATATGTGCAGCTGACACTGTTCCCCTTCTCTCTGTTGTGGAATGCCAGTAACTGGTTGTTAGCCGAGCCCGCCAATTCTATCACTACATGGGATGATTTGGCGATGAAATTCTTGATAAGGTTCTTTCCACCAGCAAAGACAGCTCACCTCCGAAGGGAGATCATGTCATTCAGGCAAAAAAATGGAGAAAATTTGTATCAAGCATGGGAGAGGTTTAAGGGTATTCTCAGAGATTGTCCTCACCACCATCAGACGAATGAAGTTCTGGCACACACATTTATTGAAAGTCTGGATGCCCAACATAAGTCATCACTAGACACTGCGGCAGGTGGGCAGGCTCTTGATCTAAGCTATGAAGAACTATTCACACTATTGAACAGGTTTACTCAGAGCACTCCAGACTGGCAGGATGATACAGCTAGCAGTTCAGTTAGGAAGGCACCGGGTGTCTTTGAAGTGGATAATTTTACATCACTTTCAGCACAGATTGATGCTATGCGCAATGAAATCAAGAAGTTAACTGTTGTGCAAGCTCCACCACAGGTGTATGTAGTGCAATAAGCCATCATTTTTTGTGAGGTCTGTGGAGAAGGGCACAACAGTGATGAATGCCCTGTAAATCCTGCATCCATATACTTTGTGGGTAATGCAATAAAGGGGCAAGGAAACAACAATCAATACGGGAATTCCTACAACCCAAATTGGAGGAATCACCCGAATTTCATGTGGAGTGACAACCCAAGTAATCAGAAACAGAACTACCAGCCAGCATCTGCTCCTCAAACACCCACTAACAGTATAGaggagatgatgaagatgatgatgggTGATATGCAGAAGATGATGATAGACCAGCAGAAGTTGATAGCAGATAATCAGAATCGTGATTTGGCTGTGCGAAATTTAGAGAGGCAGATGGGAGAGATAGCTGGTGCACAAAATACTAGACCACATGGAGGACTTCCAAGTGATACGGATGTGAATCCCAAGCCTTGTGATGCTGTGACTCTTCGAAATGAGAGAGAACTAGAGGAAGTGGCTTCGAAGAAAACCAGTCGAGTAGAAGCTGAAAAAGAGAAGATTACCGAGGATATAATTGAAGAAGAGAGGGTAGTAAAGACACCAGTGACAAAGAAACCATAGCCCGTGGTTGCAATGCCACCACCTCCATTCCCTCAACGTCTGGCAAGGCAGAAAGAAGAGGCGACCTACAagaagtttcttgattttcttaagCAGGTATATGTGAATATCCCAATGGTTGATATGTTGCAGGGTATTCCAAAGTATGCTAAGTACATCAAACATATTGCTGCAAAAAAAATTCCATTTGCAGAGTATGCCACCGTTGTACTCACTGAGGAGTGCACTTCGCGGATTCAAAACAGGTTGCCCACTAAATTGAAATATCCCGGAAGCTTCACGATTGAGATTTCTATTGGAAAGCAGGTTGTTGCTCGAGCACTATGTGATCTTGGTACAAGTATAAACCTGATGCCTTCATCTATCTTCAGAAATCTAGGTTTGGGAGTGCCCATACCAACCACTATAGTTCATCAGCTGGCGGATAGATCGTTAGCAAGGCCAGATGGCATTATTGAAGATGTACTGGTGCAAGTTGGGTCATTGATAATTCCTGTAGACTTGGTGATTTTGGACTTCAAACCAGACCCTGAAGTCCCATTTATTTTGGGGCGTCCATTCTTGGCCACAGGGAGAGCACTTATTGATGTAGCTGCCGGG
The nucleotide sequence above comes from Lycium barbarum isolate Lr01 chromosome 3, ASM1917538v2, whole genome shotgun sequence. Encoded proteins:
- the LOC132630828 gene encoding uncharacterized protein LOC132630828 encodes the protein MSHEDPQRHIHNFLQIVNTFATGRVTKEYVQLTLFPFSLLWNASNWLLAEPANSITTWDDLAMKFLIRFFPPAKTAHLRREIMSFRQKNGENLYQAWERFKGILRDCPHHHQTNEVLAHTFIESLDAQHKSSLDTAAGGQALDLSYEELFTLLNRFTQSTPDWQDDTASSSVRKAPGVFEVDNFTSLSAQIDAMRNEIKKLTVVQAPPQGQGNNNQYGNSYNPNWRNHPNFMWSDNPSNQKQNYQPASAPQTPTNSIEEMMKMMMGDMQKMMIDQQKLIADNQNRDLAVRNLERQMGEIAGAQNTRPHGGLPSDTDVNPKPCDAVTLRNERELEEVASKKTSRVEAEKEKITEDIIEEERVVKTPVTKKP